A genomic segment from Janibacter sp. DB-40 encodes:
- a CDS encoding glycosyltransferase family 4 protein, with protein sequence MRVGLVSPYSFDVPGGVQFHIRDLAEYLRRDGHHVSVLAPADVGTQLPEYVVPAGRAVPIRYNGSTARLLFGPVAAAKVGRWLEEGDFDVLHIHEPLAPSLSMLALWAAEVPVVATFHTSNVRSRVMQAASPLLRPSLEKIHGRIAVSEDARRTVTTHIGGDAVVIPNGVDTAVFAHAAPHAQWSGRPGEPTLVFLGRLDEPRKGLPVLTEAMPRILDAVPGARLLVIGPGSGQAARARLPERVAGATEFLGVLSEEDKASALASADLYIAPHTGGESFGIVLVEAMAAGTPVLASDLAAFRRVLDAGRTGMAGATFTTGRADDLAELAVELLSDADRRRALSELGRARAATFDWAVVAEEILAVYETVLDATPARPEVTRLRPGRRQAGGAG encoded by the coding sequence ATGAGGGTCGGACTCGTCAGCCCCTACTCCTTCGACGTGCCCGGCGGCGTGCAGTTCCACATCCGCGACCTGGCCGAGTACCTCCGGCGCGACGGGCACCACGTCTCCGTCCTGGCGCCCGCGGACGTGGGCACGCAGCTGCCCGAGTACGTCGTGCCCGCCGGTCGGGCGGTGCCCATCCGCTACAACGGCTCGACGGCGCGGCTGCTCTTCGGCCCGGTGGCCGCGGCGAAGGTGGGCCGCTGGCTCGAGGAGGGCGACTTCGACGTCCTGCACATCCACGAGCCCCTCGCTCCCAGCCTGTCGATGCTCGCGCTCTGGGCCGCGGAGGTGCCCGTCGTCGCCACCTTCCACACCTCCAACGTCCGCTCCCGCGTGATGCAGGCGGCCTCGCCGCTCCTGCGGCCCTCGCTGGAGAAGATCCACGGTCGCATCGCCGTGTCCGAGGACGCCCGCCGGACCGTGACCACGCACATCGGCGGGGACGCCGTCGTCATCCCCAACGGCGTCGACACGGCCGTCTTCGCGCACGCCGCGCCCCACGCGCAGTGGAGCGGTCGGCCGGGAGAACCCACGCTCGTCTTCCTCGGTCGCCTCGACGAGCCCCGCAAGGGCCTCCCCGTCCTCACCGAGGCGATGCCCCGGATCCTCGACGCGGTCCCGGGCGCGCGACTGCTCGTCATCGGCCCCGGGAGTGGCCAGGCCGCTCGGGCACGACTGCCGGAGCGGGTCGCCGGAGCGACCGAGTTCCTCGGGGTCCTCTCCGAGGAGGACAAGGCGAGCGCCCTGGCATCGGCGGACCTGTACATCGCTCCGCACACCGGAGGGGAGAGCTTCGGGATCGTTCTCGTCGAGGCGATGGCCGCGGGTACACCGGTGCTCGCGAGCGACCTCGCGGCCTTCCGACGGGTACTCGACGCAGGTCGCACCGGCATGGCCGGTGCGACCTTCACGACCGGTCGCGCCGACGACCTCGCGGAGCTGGCCGTCGAGCTGCTGTCGGACGCAGACCGCCGGCGGGCACTCAGCGAGCTCGGACGCGCACGGGCCGCGACCTTCGACTGGGCTGTGGTCGCCGAGGAGATCCTGGCCGTGTACGAGACCGTGCTGGATGCCACCCCCGCCCGTCCCGAGGTCACCCGGTTGCGGCCGGGTCGCAGGCAGGCCGGAGGCGCCGGATGA
- a CDS encoding GntR family transcriptional regulator has protein sequence MGTEGTLITGGTAAEIADSVRSLVERGHLSPGEVLPPVRTLAEQLGVNRNTAVAAYRTLARSGVVVSQGRAGTRVAQRSQVPQEGFAAAGSLRDVGTGNPDPDLIPDLGPALATAAGRGHVLYGEPTIDRDLKGWAREWVALDVPADARDVHLTLTSGAVDAVERLLAQALLRDDTVALEDPCFLASIHLAQLGGYRAVPVPVDAEGMTVDGLRAALDQGARAVVSTPRAQNPTGASLSARRAAALRGVLAPHPYVLVIQDDYFSYLSRRPFHSIVGPEHRRWALVRSVSKFAGPDMCLAVTACDAETAARLEMRLSPGTTWVSHLLQRVTHSVMTDESALSLIERAGAHYAARNATFADLLTSRGLPVEAGDGMSLWVPLPVPARDVAERLTRRGWLVRTGDEFRLEQSEQPSHHLRLTVHDLTEQEAAALASDLTKAVHAAR, from the coding sequence GTGGGTACTGAGGGGACACTGATCACCGGGGGCACGGCCGCAGAGATCGCCGACAGCGTGCGGAGCCTGGTCGAGCGTGGCCACCTCTCCCCCGGCGAGGTGCTGCCGCCCGTGCGGACCCTGGCGGAGCAGCTCGGGGTCAACCGCAACACCGCGGTGGCGGCATACCGGACGCTGGCCCGGTCCGGGGTCGTCGTCTCCCAGGGACGCGCCGGCACGCGTGTCGCCCAGCGGTCACAGGTTCCCCAGGAGGGCTTCGCCGCGGCCGGGTCGCTGCGCGATGTCGGCACCGGCAACCCCGACCCGGACCTGATCCCCGACCTGGGGCCGGCACTCGCGACGGCAGCGGGACGCGGGCACGTGCTGTACGGCGAACCCACCATCGACCGCGACCTCAAGGGCTGGGCGCGGGAATGGGTCGCGCTCGACGTGCCGGCGGACGCCCGGGACGTGCACCTGACCCTCACCAGTGGCGCCGTCGACGCCGTGGAGCGGCTCCTGGCCCAGGCGCTCCTGCGCGATGACACCGTCGCGCTCGAGGACCCGTGCTTCCTCGCCAGCATCCACCTCGCCCAGCTCGGGGGCTACCGCGCCGTGCCCGTGCCCGTCGACGCCGAGGGCATGACCGTCGATGGTCTCCGCGCGGCCCTCGACCAGGGAGCCCGGGCCGTCGTGAGCACCCCCCGCGCCCAGAACCCCACCGGCGCGTCGCTGAGCGCGCGACGGGCGGCAGCGCTGCGGGGGGTCCTGGCGCCCCACCCCTACGTCCTCGTCATCCAGGACGACTACTTCTCCTACCTCTCCCGCCGGCCCTTCCACTCGATCGTCGGCCCCGAGCACCGGCGCTGGGCACTCGTGCGGTCGGTCTCGAAGTTCGCCGGACCGGACATGTGCCTCGCCGTGACGGCCTGCGACGCGGAGACGGCAGCGCGCCTGGAGATGCGGCTCAGCCCGGGCACGACGTGGGTCAGCCACCTGCTGCAGCGGGTCACGCACTCGGTCATGACCGACGAGTCCGCCCTCTCGCTCATCGAGCGGGCCGGTGCGCACTATGCCGCGCGCAACGCCACCTTCGCCGACCTGCTCACCTCACGGGGCCTGCCGGTGGAGGCGGGCGACGGGATGAGCCTGTGGGTCCCCCTTCCCGTCCCCGCACGCGACGTGGCCGAGCGGCTGACCCGCCGCGGCTGGCTCGTGCGCACCGGCGACGAGTTCCGTCTGGAGCAGAGCGAGCAGCCCTCCCACCACCTGCGGCTGACCGTGCACGACCTCACCGAGCAGGAGGCGGCCGCCCTGGCGAGCGACCTCACGAAGGCGGTGCACGCGGCGCGCTGA
- a CDS encoding phosphatidylinositol mannoside acyltransferase, which translates to MSRLRQRVTVIAFLLGWRVLRLIPARLAHRLFDIAADRTTAGDGPAVQRLRANYARVRPDLGEDELQEITAKGVRAALRYYVEAFRLPSVRGDDVDRLVRWEGAMPQLKAELLAGRPVLCFLGHTGNWDLAGVWCARHLGPVVTVAERLEPAEMFAAFLDYREGLGMRILPAQKGTFDVLRAQLDSGEPVVMPLLADRDLSDTGVEVELCGHPARMAAGPAALAVGTGYRLFPVTLRHERVGREWGMVISIHDAVEVPAAGTPGAVQRVTQSCADALGAAIAAHPQDWHMMQRVFVEDLDDRGDDRRRAA; encoded by the coding sequence GTGAGCAGGCTCCGGCAACGGGTGACCGTCATCGCCTTCCTCCTGGGGTGGCGGGTGCTCCGCCTCATCCCGGCACGGCTGGCCCACCGGCTCTTCGACATCGCCGCGGACCGTACCACCGCCGGCGACGGTCCGGCGGTCCAGCGCCTCCGCGCCAACTACGCCCGGGTGCGTCCCGACCTGGGCGAGGACGAGCTGCAGGAGATCACGGCGAAGGGGGTCCGCGCCGCCCTGCGCTACTACGTCGAGGCCTTCCGCCTCCCCTCGGTCCGTGGGGACGACGTCGACCGCCTCGTGCGGTGGGAGGGTGCGATGCCGCAGCTGAAGGCCGAGCTGCTCGCCGGGCGTCCGGTGCTCTGCTTCCTCGGGCACACCGGCAACTGGGACCTCGCCGGGGTCTGGTGCGCCCGGCACCTGGGGCCGGTGGTCACGGTCGCCGAGCGTCTCGAGCCGGCGGAGATGTTCGCCGCCTTCCTCGACTACCGCGAGGGACTGGGCATGCGGATCCTGCCCGCGCAGAAGGGCACCTTCGACGTCCTCCGGGCCCAACTCGACAGCGGCGAGCCGGTCGTCATGCCGTTGCTCGCGGACCGGGACCTGTCGGACACGGGGGTCGAGGTCGAGCTGTGCGGCCACCCCGCCCGGATGGCCGCGGGACCCGCCGCCCTCGCGGTCGGAACCGGGTACCGGCTCTTCCCGGTCACCCTGCGGCACGAGCGTGTCGGGCGTGAGTGGGGGATGGTCATCTCGATCCACGACGCCGTGGAGGTGCCGGCGGCCGGGACGCCCGGAGCGGTGCAGCGGGTCACCCAGTCCTGCGCCGACGCCCTCGGTGCGGCCATCGCGGCGCATCCCCAGGACTGGCACATGATGCAGCGGGTCTTCGTCGAGGACCTCGATGACCGTGGCGACGACCGGCGGAGGGCGGCATGA